Part of the Gammaproteobacteria bacterium genome, CGTTGCTTCACCTCGACCTACAAGATCCGTTTTTAGGGCTTGAATCGCTTGCATAGCCATTTCATAACTAAGCTCAGTAAAAAATGGTTTTCCATGTTCAGGCAAAACCAAAGAATCTTCATCATAAGCAAGTAATAAGTGCCATGTTTTTGCATAATTGATAATTAACTGAAGGGTTTCTACGCCTATATCATTCACCAACTCATTGCTAATTAATGTTCTTTGAAGTAGTTCTATAGACTCCTGCAATTCTTGAATACCATGCTCAGAAAGGTGTTTTTTATGCAGGGTATAGCCCTGCATTAGATGCTCTTTTAAAACACGTGTCGCCCATATTCTGAACTGGGTTGCTTGTGTAGAGTTGACCCGGTAACCAACGGAGAGAACTGCATCAAGATTATAATAACTTACCTGATAAACTTTTCCATCTTGAGCAGTTGTTGCAAAATCTGCAACAACTGTGCTTTTATCTAACTCATTGTTTTTAAAGATGTTGGCCAAGTGACGAGAAATAACCGACTTATCTCTGCCAAACAACTGCGTTATTTGTGTTAACGATAGCCACATCGTTTCTTCTGTTAAACTAATGTCAAGCTCAACCTGACCATTTTTTGCTTTATAAATAATAATCTCTGACATAATACAAAACCCTTCTGAGCACTAGAATCACGTTGAATATAATATGATAACAACTCGTACGCCGTGACGAGAAAAAAAGGGCAGGAAGGAAAGCTAGCGCATTATTGTAGCAAAAGAACACCGCGAGAAACAAGTTCTTGAATGTATTGAGCACGCGTCATCATTCCTTCAGACTTTCCTGTTTGGATAACAGAATAAATTTGATGAATTTTATTTTCTCGAATCAAGTTTCTTATCGCTGAATTTGCTAACATAATTTCATAGGCGGCAACTCGACCACCGTCTTTCTTTTTAATCAAAGCCTGAGAAACTACCGCTTGCAAAGACAGTGATAACATACTACGAATAAAATTTTGTTCACCAGCAGGAAATACATTGACCATTCTATCAATCGTTTCTTGCGTTGAATTAGTATGTAAGGTTGATATCACTAAATGACCTGTTTCAGCGGCAGTAACCGCTAAACGAATAGATTCAATATCTCGCATTTCTCCAACCAAAATAATATCGGGATCTTCACGTAGCGCTGAACGCAACGCCTGGTGAAAGTCACGCGTATGCGCTCCTATTTCGCGTTGATTAATGATACATTGATCGCTTTTATGAACAGCTTCTATGGGGTCTTCAATAGTAATAATATGTTTTTTAAAGTGCGTATTAATGTAACTTATCATTGCAGACATGGTTGTGCTTTTGCCTGAGCCAGTTGGCCCAGCAATCAACACTAATCCATGGGTTAATTCACAAATTTTTTTAAAAATATCAGGGGAATCAAGATCTTCAAAGGATAAAATTTTATCGGGAATAATACGAATAACAGCACTTAATCCATTATACTGATGAAAACAATTTACTCTTATTCGCGCAACATCATTAATAGATAGCGCAAAATCACACTCAAAATCTTCAGTAAATCGTTGATATTTTTCAAAACCCATTAAGAGCTTTAATTCTTCATGTAAAAATTCTTTTTCTATAATATCTTCTGCAATTGGTAGCAAATCCCCATCAACACGGATTATAGGAACAAGTCCGGAAGAAAGATGTAAATCAGATGCTTTTTTTTCTATTGCTATTTTTAGCCATTTTTGAATACTCGTCATTACTCTACCGTTACTGACTTTGCAAGATTTCGCGGCTGATCAACATCAGTGCCTTTTATAATAGCCACATGATAAGCCAACAGTTGCAATGGAATTGCATAAAGAATAGGGGAAATAACACTTTCTATTTCTGGCATTTGAAATACAGTAACGCCAGCTTCAGAGTGAATTCCAGAAGATTTGTCAGTAAATACAATAACTTCACCGCCACGACTACGGACTTCTTCTAAATTTGATTTTAATTTTTCTACCCAACGATCACTGGGTGCAATCACAATAACTGGCATCTCTTTATCCACAAGCGCTAAAGGACCATGCTTTAATTCACCCGCGGCATAACCTTCCGCGTGAATATATGAAATTTCTTTTAATTTCAATGCTCCTTCCAAAGCAACTGGGTAATTCAAGCCTCTTCCAATAAATAGGGCGTGATTTTTCTCAGAGAAAAATTGAGAAAAATTTTCTAGCTTTTCATTAAGCGCCAAAGCTAATTTAATTTTAGCAGGTAATGCTTCTAATTCAGTGACCAAAGCATGTTCAGCCATTGGATGTAGCTCATGTTCTTTCGCCAATGCAATGGTAAAAAGCAATAAAGCAACTAATTGCGTGGTAAATGCTTTAGTGGAGGCAACACTCATCTCTATTCCTGCACGCGTCATAAAGGCAATATCTGCTTCGCGCACGAGTGAACTTTCTGGAACATTGCAAATAACTAATGATGCAAGATAACCCATTTTTTTAGACTGTCGTAAAGCCGCTAATGTATCCGCGGTTTCACCTGATTGAGAAATGCAAAGTAATAGCGAATTTTGAGGCACCACACATTTTCGGTATCGGAATTCGCTGGCAACTTCAATACTACAAGAGACATGGGCAATTTCTTCCAGCCAATATCGAGCGGTCAATCCCGCATGATAACTTGTACCGCATGCTACAATTTGCACATGTTGAACTTTAGAAAATAACAATTTGGCATTTTCGCCAAAAATTCCATCTAATAATCGACTATGTACAATACGCCCTTCTAAAGTCGCATTAATCACTTCAATTTGCTCAAAAATTTCTTTGAGCATGTAATGCTGATATTCACCTTTATCTGCAACGCCTGAGGAAGCATCAATAACTTTACTTTCTCGAATAACATGACATCCTTCAGAGTCATAAATCTCTACATGATCACGAGTCACGTCGGCAATGTCACCTTCTTCTAGATAAATATAATTTTTTGTCACTGGTAATAAAGCCAGAGAATCTGAAGCAATAAAATTTTCATTGATGCCTAAACCAATCACTAGTGGACAACCACTTTTCACAGCAATCAATCTTTCAGGGAAATTTTTATTGATAATTGCAAGACTATAAGCCCCCTCTAAGCGTGACACTGCTTTTTGAATAGCGGCTAAAAAATCTGTCGTTTCTTGTGAATAGAGATGCACAAGATGTGCGATGACTTCGGTATCGGTTTGAGAGGTAAATTGATATCCCGCTTGTTTAAGTTCATCTCTTAGTGGAGCATGATTTTCAATAATTCCATTATGAACTAAGGCAATATCATGCGAAATGTGTGGGTGAGCGTTTTGTTCACTAGGAACACCATGTGTGGCCCAACGAGTATGTGCAATGCCTAAATGTCCATTTAATGGCGTTTGTTTTAAAGCATCCACCAAAGCTTGCACTTTTCCCATGACGCGGCAACGCTCTAAACCTTGATCCGCAACAATGGCAATACCCGCGGAATCGTATCCACGATATTCTAATCGCCGTAAACCTTCCACCAAAATTGAGATCACATTGCGTCTTGATGTTGCGCCGACTATTCCACACATTTTATTCTTCCTTGTTTGATTTCCATTCTTTTATCGTTTGTTGCCGTGCTCTTGCCATGGTTAATTGCCCATCAGGTGCATTCATTGTAATCGTAGATCCTGCACCAATAAAAGCATTTTTTCCTACTTCTACTGGGGCAACAAGTTGTGTGCCAGACCCAATAAATGCACCGTCTCCAATTATCGTTTGGTGCTTATTGATTCCATCATAATTACAAGTAATGGTACCTGCGCCCACATTAACTCTTTCTCCCATAACTGTGTCACCGATATAGGAAAGGTGATTGACTTTGGACCCAGCGCCAATCTCGCTCTTCTTTATTTCCACAAAATTGCCAATACGAGATTTTGTTTTTAATTCACTACCTGGCCGTAAACGCGCGAAAGGACCAATGTGACACTGCGATTCGACCCGAGAATCTTCAACAATAGAATTGGCTTCAATAATGACGTCATCACCAAGCCATGAATTTTTTATGATGCAATTTGGCCCAATATGGCAACCACGACCAAGAGTGACATGCCCTTCAAAAATAACATTGATATCGACGGTTACATCTTGTTGTGTTAGCACATCACCACGAATATCTACTCGTGTCGGATCTAACAGTGTCATTCCTTGACGCATTAAGTTGTCTGTGTGCATTTTTTGATAATATCGCTCAAGCGTGGCTAGCTGTAGCCTATCGTTCACGCCCATGACTTCACTATCATCATTGGGGTATACAGTCGCAACAGCAACACCTTCTTTTACTGCCATCGATAAAACATCCGTTAAGTAATATTCTTTTTGTGCATTTTCTACAGAAATCTTCGGCAGCCATGATCTAAGATGATGTGCTGGAAAACTATAAATACCACTATTAATTTCATGAATATCTCGTTGCTCTTCTGTAGCATCTTTATATTCAACAATTTTCATGAAATTTCCACTTTGATCGCGCACAATACGGCCTAATTCTGCAGGATCCTCAAGATCAGCGGTAATCATACCAATGCTTTTTTCAGAGGCTTTCATGAGTAATTTTTCTAACGTGGCTTGAGAAATCAATGGCACATCGCCATACAACACCAACACACGATGATCATCTGGAATATTCGGCGCTGCTTGCATTACCGCATGCCCCGTACCTAGCTGTTCTTTTTGCTCAACCCAAGTCACCTTAAGATGTGGCAAGCTAGCGCGTAATAAATCACCTTGATAACCATAAACCACAAAGATTTCTTGCGGAGAAAGCTGTTGAGCAGTATTGACAACGCGCTCTAACATGCTTTTTCCAGCAATGGCATGTAAAACTTTTGGCTGTTGCGACCGCATTCTCGTGCCGCGACCTGCAGCTAAGATTATGACACTTAATTTCATTTGTATCTTCCAATAAGTTCTTGAATTTCTGGCATATTCAACAGCTCACAATCAACAAAAAGCAAGCAAGCGTGTTCATACTGATTCGCCATTGAGTTTACTAACAATGAACGCTCATTAATCTTGCTTATTTTTCCGGAGGAATTCAATACCCAAATCGGGTCAATGTCTTGTGCATAACATAACCGAGGTGCGCTAATGATTTCTAACTGCCATTCACTAATGGTAGCCTTGAATTTTCTCTTCAATTCTTCGACAAGCGCACGCACGTCATGAACCTGATCGATGTCCAGTGAAAGGACTTTTGGCATTTGTCTATATTGAATTCTCTTTGCAAGCATAACAACGTCATGCGAAATCTCTAAATCTGCTAACTCTGAAATTAATACTAGAACATGATAATCACATAATTTTTTATAGAGTGAAAAATTTTCATTAAGAAATTTTTCTTTCTCTTTCTGACTTGGCTTTTTTTCTTTAATTTTTTGGTTAAACTTATTAATGTTTATTAACAACTGGCCTAAAGGGGTGCTTCGATACGGCCTGAGAAAATCAGCATCAGGAATATTTTTAGCTAATTGCGTAAGAAAATTAGCAAGCAAATGTTCTGCTGCATGTTTTTTGTCGTGATGATAAATATTTCGAATCATTAACCAACGTGCGACAAGATAATGCTCAACAACACCAATGCCTTTTTTAGTAACCCCTAATCGCAAACCACCCTCAGTCTCAATCGGCGTTAAACAATGCAGCATCCACCGCAAATCAAACTCGCCATATTTCACACCACAAAAATGACTATCACGGAGTAAATAATCTAATCTATCAGCATCGAGCTGTGATGAAACAATATCAGAAAGCAGCTTGTTTTTGGTATAACGATGCATAATCATTTGTTCAATCGCTTCAAATTTTTCTGCATTTAATGGAAAATCTTTATTGTCTTCATTATATTTTGATAAAAAATCTTCGTTATTAAATTCTTGTAAAAAATGTGGCGTCCATTCTTCGTGACGTATACATTTTTTATAAAACAAGTTCTCAAAAGCATGAGAAAAAGGGCCATGGCCAATATCATGTAATAAACACGCTAAAATCACCAATTGCTTTTCTTCGTCAATCAAACCAATTTTATTGGCAATCTGTGAGCCAACATAGCAACACCCTAGGCTATGATTAAAACGCGTATAAACCGCGCCGGGGAAAATGAGGTCCGCCATTCCCACTTGGCGTACATGTCGCAATCGCTGAAAATGTGGATGATTAATGAATGGCTTTATCCAATTATTTTCTTTATCAGAGAATTGCATCACTCCGTGAACCGGATCTTTGATTACATGAAAATGATTTTGCATTTGCTATAGCATCCTATCTGTTTTTATTGTTGCGATACTCTGCCCCATCTGTATAGATGATGAAAGCAACTCTTCATTCCATATCACTTTATCTTTTTCGAACAGGACTATAACCGTTGAGCCTAAACTAAAATAGCCTAGTTCTTGGCCTTTGTCTAAACTGATGTTGTGTGTTTGGTAATCTTCACTATAGAGCTCTAGCCGATTACGTGGCGGAGTGATTATTCCAGCCCAGACTGTGCTAATGCTGCCAACAATCATGGCGCCAACAAGTATCACTGCCATTTTCCCCACAGCAGTGTCAAAGAGTGCAATGACACGTTCATTCTTAGCAAACAGGCCATCAATATGTTGTGCAGTTGTTGGACTCACCGAGAAAAGAGTTCCCGGGACATAAATCATTTGTAATAGACGTCCAGTAATAGGCATATGAACACGGTGATAATTATTCGGTGCCAAGTAAATTAAAGCTTGAGCTCCATTGTGAAACGTACGAGCTAGCGCTTTATCGCCTCCTAATAATTGAGTGACTGAATAATGTTTTCCTTTGGCTTGTAATAAACTGTCATTTTCTACATAACCTATTTGGCTTATTGTTCCATCTGCTGGGCTTACAATTTCCAGTGGATTATCACTGATTTTTCTGGCGCTCAATTTTAAGCGTCGAATAAAAAAATCATGAAAGGAAGCGTATGCAAGCGGGTTTTCTTCGACTGCTTCTGACATTTTTATATCATAACAGCGACAAAAAATTTGTATAAACAGATTTTTTATTAATGGGATCTGGCTATTAGCTAATTTACCCAATAATGACGTAGATAGTTTTTGAAAAAAGCGGCGCTGAAAAAACAGCTGAATATTTGTGTTCATATAAAAAAAGGAAGCCAGGCTAAATCATGTAGCTATTATGCCACACGACTCAACCTGTCCACCAGGGCTACTATTCTTCTGCTACTTTTCGTGATTGGTACACCAAATCACCACGCGAATTCTTAATGCCAATTGTGGCCTGAGTATTTTCGCTAATAAGGAGAGCGGTAAATCGAGCTATGAGACAATGCAGATCATCACCAAAGCCGTAAAAAATGTTAACTTTATCAACACAAAGCGAAGCATGATAGATTTCCTTCATAGCTTTGCTTTCTCCCTAATTCATACCGTTTTAATCCATTAGTCACAAACTTTATGCAACTTTCTTATTTATACTACAGTGACCTTAAGGAATTCTTAGCGCAGACAGGTTTTTTTTAGTCAATTATTGATCAAAACAGCGGTTTTATCGATTGTAAAATGTACAATAAAATAAAAAAATAGTCATTTCTGTAATAAATCAACACCTTATCTTATCTTTAATTTTAGCTAGGACTTTTTTTACACTTGGATGAGTTGTAGAAGTCCAATTTTAATTTAGAACCAGCAGCATCTAAAGGCGGTTGCAATAATGACGATTCGAACAAAGTGCCTCTCACAGGTTTCCGTAAATTACCGAATAAGGCCGTAAGTTGGCGCTCAGCATCTTGAATGCGCTCGGTTAACTCAGCCCTATTTTCAGAAAACTTGTGCGTGCTAGCGATAGTGGACTGATATTTTCTTTGTCTGCTTTCATACTGCACTTGCACGTCTTGGTATTTTTCCTGAATAAGTCTTAGGTCAGACTCAAGTTGGGTATTTTCATGATGCAATTTATGAGATATGGATTGCAGTTGTTTTCTGGTTTTCTGCCCTTGATTGTTTGCCCTATGTAAATCTTCTGAAGTTCTTTCAGAAGATTTTCTATCTAAGCCATTTATAGCTGTTTTTAATTGTGCTATTTCAGCAGAAATACTGGCATCAGAATTTTCAAGGTGTTTTATTTTATCATGACTTCTGTGTAAATCTTGAGACCTCTCTTCTAGCTGAAGAGTTTCTTCTGCTATTTTTTTTCTTAACCTTTCTTTTGGTCCATAAGTTCTTTCAATATGGTTTTGTAATGATTTCATTGTTACTTGCCGCTCCCAAAACTACTATTACTACTGACACTGCTCTCATCTGATAAGTGCGTTCTTCTGTCTTGAATTACTTGAGAAAAACTAGCTAAAAGCCCTAACTGAGCAGGCGGCTTTTCTGCTAAGACTCTTTCGCTTGCATTTCTGAGAGGAAAGCCTGCAGGATTTGTTATTGCAGCAAATAAACTTGGCCTGTGATCCGAAAGTGCTGTACTCGCATTTTTTGGTGGAGGTGGTGGTGGCTGTGAGCCTCGCTGACTAGCACGCGGAGACGGCGGCGCTGGCCTCCAGGATGGAGATCTTGTCATTGTAGACGGCTGAGAGTGTGAACTGGAAAAAACGTTTTCCTCTAATCTAGCCTGCACGCGCTGGATCGCTGGAGAATGAGTTATCTGTTGCGGGTTTCCGCCTGTATGTGAAAAGCCTCGACTCGGTGTGTGCGTCGGATTGAATGTTCCAGGGCTATGGCTTTCTACAACATCACCTACTTTTGCCTTAGGATAGGGAGGTGGTGGTGGTTGAAAACCTAGCTGGCTACGACGCGGCGGAGGCGGTGGTGTAGCGGGTCGGATTAGGTTTTTTTTGCTAGAAAC contains:
- a CDS encoding virulence protein RhuM/Fic/DOC family protein; the encoded protein is MSEIIIYKAKNGQVELDISLTEETMWLSLTQITQLFGRDKSVISRHLANIFKNNELDKSTVVADFATTAQDGKVYQVSYYNLDAVLSVGYRVNSTQATQFRIWATRVLKEHLMQGYTLHKKHLSEHGIQELQESIELLQRTLISNELVNDIGVETLQLIINYAKTWHLLLAYDEDSLVLPEHGKPFFTELSYEMAMQAIQALKTDLVGRGEATLLFGNQKDNSLKGILGSIEQTFGGEDLYKTTEEKAAHLIYFVIKDHPFSDGNKRIGCFLFLLYLKLQNIIIKINSNGLVALALLVAESHPSHKNLLIRLIVNLLMD
- a CDS encoding type IV pilus twitching motility protein PilT; this translates as MTSIQKWLKIAIEKKASDLHLSSGLVPIIRVDGDLLPIAEDIIEKEFLHEELKLLMGFEKYQRFTEDFECDFALSINDVARIRVNCFHQYNGLSAVIRIIPDKILSFEDLDSPDIFKKICELTHGLVLIAGPTGSGKSTTMSAMISYINTHFKKHIITIEDPIEAVHKSDQCIINQREIGAHTRDFHQALRSALREDPDIILVGEMRDIESIRLAVTAAETGHLVISTLHTNSTQETIDRMVNVFPAGEQNFIRSMLSLSLQAVVSQALIKKKDGGRVAAYEIMLANSAIRNLIRENKIHQIYSVIQTGKSEGMMTRAQYIQELVSRGVLLLQ
- the glmS gene encoding glutamine--fructose-6-phosphate transaminase (isomerizing), which translates into the protein MCGIVGATSRRNVISILVEGLRRLEYRGYDSAGIAIVADQGLERCRVMGKVQALVDALKQTPLNGHLGIAHTRWATHGVPSEQNAHPHISHDIALVHNGIIENHAPLRDELKQAGYQFTSQTDTEVIAHLVHLYSQETTDFLAAIQKAVSRLEGAYSLAIINKNFPERLIAVKSGCPLVIGLGINENFIASDSLALLPVTKNYIYLEEGDIADVTRDHVEIYDSEGCHVIRESKVIDASSGVADKGEYQHYMLKEIFEQIEVINATLEGRIVHSRLLDGIFGENAKLLFSKVQHVQIVACGTSYHAGLTARYWLEEIAHVSCSIEVASEFRYRKCVVPQNSLLLCISQSGETADTLAALRQSKKMGYLASLVICNVPESSLVREADIAFMTRAGIEMSVASTKAFTTQLVALLLFTIALAKEHELHPMAEHALVTELEALPAKIKLALALNEKLENFSQFFSEKNHALFIGRGLNYPVALEGALKLKEISYIHAEGYAAGELKHGPLALVDKEMPVIVIAPSDRWVEKLKSNLEEVRSRGGEVIVFTDKSSGIHSEAGVTVFQMPEIESVISPILYAIPLQLLAYHVAIIKGTDVDQPRNLAKSVTVE
- the glmU gene encoding bifunctional UDP-N-acetylglucosamine diphosphorylase/glucosamine-1-phosphate N-acetyltransferase GlmU; translation: MKLSVIILAAGRGTRMRSQQPKVLHAIAGKSMLERVVNTAQQLSPQEIFVVYGYQGDLLRASLPHLKVTWVEQKEQLGTGHAVMQAAPNIPDDHRVLVLYGDVPLISQATLEKLLMKASEKSIGMITADLEDPAELGRIVRDQSGNFMKIVEYKDATEEQRDIHEINSGIYSFPAHHLRSWLPKISVENAQKEYYLTDVLSMAVKEGVAVATVYPNDDSEVMGVNDRLQLATLERYYQKMHTDNLMRQGMTLLDPTRVDIRGDVLTQQDVTVDINVIFEGHVTLGRGCHIGPNCIIKNSWLGDDVIIEANSIVEDSRVESQCHIGPFARLRPGSELKTKSRIGNFVEIKKSEIGAGSKVNHLSYIGDTVMGERVNVGAGTITCNYDGINKHQTIIGDGAFIGSGTQLVAPVEVGKNAFIGAGSTITMNAPDGQLTMARARQQTIKEWKSNKEE
- a CDS encoding HD domain-containing protein, which gives rise to MQNHFHVIKDPVHGVMQFSDKENNWIKPFINHPHFQRLRHVRQVGMADLIFPGAVYTRFNHSLGCCYVGSQIANKIGLIDEEKQLVILACLLHDIGHGPFSHAFENLFYKKCIRHEEWTPHFLQEFNNEDFLSKYNEDNKDFPLNAEKFEAIEQMIMHRYTKNKLLSDIVSSQLDADRLDYLLRDSHFCGVKYGEFDLRWMLHCLTPIETEGGLRLGVTKKGIGVVEHYLVARWLMIRNIYHHDKKHAAEHLLANFLTQLAKNIPDADFLRPYRSTPLGQLLININKFNQKIKEKKPSQKEKEKFLNENFSLYKKLCDYHVLVLISELADLEISHDVVMLAKRIQYRQMPKVLSLDIDQVHDVRALVEELKRKFKATISEWQLEIISAPRLCYAQDIDPIWVLNSSGKISKINERSLLVNSMANQYEHACLLFVDCELLNMPEIQELIGRYK
- the psd gene encoding phosphatidylserine decarboxylase (Phosphatidylserine decarboxylase is synthesized as a single chain precursor. Generation of the pyruvoyl active site from a Ser is coupled to cleavage of a Gly-Ser bond between the larger (beta) and smaller (alpha chains). It is an integral membrane protein.) translates to MNTNIQLFFQRRFFQKLSTSLLGKLANSQIPLIKNLFIQIFCRCYDIKMSEAVEENPLAYASFHDFFIRRLKLSARKISDNPLEIVSPADGTISQIGYVENDSLLQAKGKHYSVTQLLGGDKALARTFHNGAQALIYLAPNNYHRVHMPITGRLLQMIYVPGTLFSVSPTTAQHIDGLFAKNERVIALFDTAVGKMAVILVGAMIVGSISTVWAGIITPPRNRLELYSEDYQTHNISLDKGQELGYFSLGSTVIVLFEKDKVIWNEELLSSSIQMGQSIATIKTDRML